A genomic segment from Halomonas sp. GD1P12 encodes:
- a CDS encoding GFA family protein, which yields METLSEHQGRCVCGAVSITARPESLNVDVCHCATCRQWSGGPLMVASCGTRVDFEGEERISTFASSEWAQRGFCSGCGTHLFFRLNASGEYLVPVGLLQSDGAWRLKSQVFIDQKPAFYSFCERTHDLTGEELFAKHA from the coding sequence ATGGAAACCTTGTCAGAGCATCAGGGCCGCTGTGTTTGCGGCGCCGTTAGCATCACCGCCCGCCCGGAAAGCCTGAACGTCGACGTTTGCCACTGCGCGACGTGCCGCCAGTGGAGCGGGGGGCCGCTGATGGTAGCCAGCTGCGGTACCCGCGTCGATTTCGAAGGGGAAGAGCGGATCTCGACGTTCGCTTCGTCCGAGTGGGCGCAGCGCGGCTTCTGTAGCGGCTGCGGCACGCACCTGTTCTTTCGCCTCAACGCGTCCGGGGAGTATCTGGTGCCGGTGGGGCTTTTGCAGAGCGACGGTGCGTGGCGGCTCAAAAGCCAGGTCTTCATCGACCAGAAGCCGGCGTTCTACTCGTTTTGTGAGCGAACCCACGACCTGACCGGCGAAGAGCTTTTTGCCAAACACGCCTGA
- a CDS encoding PgaD family protein, which translates to MSNKLMPVIIDNPCQKCWQYRTRDTVMALATLGLWLVVLSRLHTFYTVEDAIIEQLYSSTMLQLLAAGFIVTFLTFHLWAVYNRYLYKNLLRRAERVAAIPLIENEYAAPFSTDMGTIFQPEKEVVR; encoded by the coding sequence ATGAGCAACAAGCTGATGCCCGTGATCATCGATAACCCTTGCCAAAAATGCTGGCAGTACCGCACGCGCGATACCGTGATGGCGCTGGCAACGCTCGGCTTATGGCTGGTGGTACTTTCAAGGCTGCATACGTTCTACACCGTCGAGGATGCCATCATCGAACAGCTCTACAGCTCGACGATGCTGCAGCTGCTGGCGGCAGGCTTCATCGTCACGTTCCTGACCTTTCATTTGTGGGCGGTGTACAACCGCTACCTCTACAAAAACCTTCTGCGCCGCGCCGAACGCGTCGCCGCTATCCCGTTAATCGAGAATGAGTACGCAGCGCCCTTCTCGACCGATATGGGCACGATCTTCCAGCCGGAGAAGGAAGTAGTTCGCTAA